A segment of the Ictalurus punctatus breed USDA103 chromosome 24, Coco_2.0, whole genome shotgun sequence genome:
TATGTCTATCATATCATATCGCCCAGTCCTCCTTTCAACGTCTGTCCTGTTTGCGTGTTCTTCTGACTTTGAGAAATGTTACTCAGAACACATAAAGGTGAGGTTGATTACAGGTGACCTTACTATGAGATTAAACTGCCgtcaaataaaaccaaacaaaacaaaaaaaaaaaaaaaaaaaagaattttgttgtttttaaaaatgttgttgtaaATACAAATAACGTATTTAAACTGCTCTAGTTTGGTCCACCTTATCTTGTAACCCTAATTTGAACTAGCCAATAAGAACACTGTAAACTTCGCATAGCCAGTCCTCCTGAGAGTTTAAACTGCTGCTGAGATTTACCAGACTGGGTCTGTGACGTCTGTCTCTTCAAGTAAACTTGCAGTCCGTCATATAAACTTAGATCTTATAAGCTGGAGTAATGTTCAAATAATCAAACAGCCTCATTAAATTACACACAGATGTCCAAAACATCCAGAAGTGTAATCAAGTATTGCTGGCACTTAATAGGAAGAAACTGATTAACTAAATTGCTTTGCTAAATTGCTTtagtgaaaacaaaacatgagaGTCTGGACATAATTGTACAGGCTAGAGGTTACCGCTAGAATTTGAATCAGAGGTTAATCACTTTTGAGTAATTAGCCAACACTGGGATTAAGAGGAGCATAAGCATGTGGTGATGATGGAAACAGTGACCACACTGCCATAAACGTATCACCTCACACGTTTCAAAGTGTAGgaagtccattttaaatgaaaatcctTTTTCTGGTCACTGATAAGGATTGAAAGAGTACTATGGTAGAGTCTACATGGTTTGTCAaagttggactggaagaactcgagtgtcctgtacagatccctgacctcaatcacaccgaacacctttgggatgactTGGAACACCGACTgtaccccaggcctcctcacctgacctCATTAaggctcttgtggctgaatgatcacaaatccccacagccacgccccaaaatctgaTAGAAAGCTTTCCCAGGAGGAGTagaggttattattattattattattattattattattttaaaaaagcacatacgagtgtgatggtcaggtgtcctcaaacatttgtccatatttggtcatttttacACTACTCATATTTGTTACTTACTTACATTGCATCTTTTATTCTCATTGCACCTCTTCTATTCTATTTTAATCATACTTGTTTCAGATAAGTTGTTAAAGTTGTTGTATACATGCGTTCATTCACCTGAGCCTCGCCTTAAGCTTTccctgctggggaaaaaaaaaaaaacacacacaatagaaaccatcacataTTTGCGTggctacaaataccattacaaaccatcacctaaccattaaaaccattaccggtccttaatggtatccactagacataacatgccaccgaGAGAagacaacaaattaccagtagagacccacagggaccattacagcttccattcaaaccaatacaattcccattataaccattcaaaccaatacaattcccattaaaaccattacaaattctatgagggtttctattgtttgtttttcagcagggttccTTGTCTTGACATACTgtgtaaatgctaaataaatctgACTTGAGTTGAGATCAGCCACTAACCCCAAACTAATCCCCCACAGCCCTGGGGTGGGTGTGAAAGCAGGGGGTCAGACAGAAAGCCTACCTGGTGAACGCAAAGTACATAATACTGATTATGGTGAACGTCAGTAACGTGATCGTGTGTGGCTTGTAGAAGAACTCTATCGTGATGTCCTCCACTTGTTGCTCGTTTATCATCCGGAAATGAAACTTGTAATGGACGTCATCTTTGCTAAGAGTCCGAGAGTCCGGTGAAGATGCCATGGTAAGGACAAAAAGCTGCCGAGAACTGAAACCGTCGCCCTACTACACAAGGTGACTTCCCGTTCAGAAGTTAATGTGGGTGGGGCGGAACGTGTGTAGTTCGGCGATTGCTATTGGCTGATATCACTTCCGCGATTGTAACGCGCATTCTCATTGGCGGAGCTCAGCTTGGGCTGATGTTCTGAAGAACTAAATGAGCACCGTAGTGAGTGGAGGCGTTACCTTGGACTACCTGTTGTGTGTTAGACCTATAGTGCCTTACATAGTGTATTCAAGTGTTtacttcaaaataataataaaaacaacaataataagaataatagcaaggacaataataataacaataataacaacaataaaaataagtaCTTGTTTAATACTATATTTAGTGTACTTATATATGAACTTACACTAtgtggtcaaaagtatgtggacccctgaccatcacacccatatgtggttcttccccaaactgttgccacacaattgtctagaatgtctttgccTGCTGTTGCATTGaaatttcccttcattggaactaagaagcccaaacctgctccagcatgataatgcccctGTAAACAAAGCAAtgtccatgaagacgtggtttcAGAATGTTGGAGTGACCtgaccccattgaacacctttaaGGCTGACTgcgccccaggcctcctcacctgatctcactaatgctcttgcggctgaatgaacacaaatccccacagccacgctccaagcTCTAGTGGAGCTCTACCTTCCCAGAGGagtagaggttattataacagccaAGATGGACTAAAACTGGAATgatattttcaaaaaaacacatataagtgtgatggtcaggtcaCACCGACTTCACAGCAAGCCTTCTTGCTGGTTTCATGTTTGtgtacacaaaaacaagcaTGCCTATTGGAAAATAAGCTGTACGGTGAATTTGTTTTAAAGGTTGATTCTCTTTCTCaaaaggggggtgggggaaCACAAGACATTTGGAGCCTTTAGCTTTGCCCACTTCAATTTCTAACAAACTAGTCCTAGAATTTTTGGCCTATCTTCAATTGTTGTGTCAAACTACTCAGCAGTAGAGTGTGACTCTCGGTAATGATCAAAAAACATGTCGCCATTTATAAAGAATATGGCCACCATACAGCAATCAGTTCTAAGGAGGCAGAGTTGGTTTACTCATACAGCTGTACTTCATGATTGGTTACATGGATTTGAACTAAACCTGAAAGACATGTTCAGTACAAGGTTCTGAGGATGTCTGCAAATGTCACGATCATTGAACGAGAGTCGAGAGTGAAGTTAGATTCCtatagctgtttctcaggaacaaaAAGACAGTTTGAGCTGAAATTTGGTGCGCTGCATCATTCTGCTAATCTCTAACTGGATCGTTATCTCTTAATTACTTCGAAAACATGGCCgccttcagccaatcagatttcagcaggCATTTCACACAACTAGCATTGATCTTTCATCACAACACTTGACAAGTATGGTGATCTATTTATTGTTCTATGTATCTTGGCAAGAACTAGCCAAAGGGGTATTGTTTGTGAGGACTTTGCAGATTTCCACTTGTGGCTATGTTTACTAGCTTTTTGTACACTGTTACAACTGACACACTGACGACCAAGCTTTATCGTTGTCAACTATCAGCCATGCATTGTCTATCACCGATAACAACTAgcctattttggtttcatttgcaTTAAAATTGAACATATCATTCCAGGTGAGGAAAATTTATATCATACCTCAAAATCTGACTTTTGTCGATAAAGCGCTGTGATTAAGTTTCTGTTCTTTACTGAGTATGCGCACGGCCATAAGTAGTTTTGAGAGCACTGAGGTCAGCATCTCTGTAGTCCCGGATAGGATTGTGgggtttgttttctttattttgtatatttcatttaatattcatattacGGCCCAGCCAGCACAGCACACAATGCACTGGTGAATCGTTTTCAGATACGAGGGTGACTTACATCAGTCACGGCACACAGGCATCGATTTTAACCTGCATTTCAAGCCAGCCGCGGGTTTATGGTAACTAACCATCGGATGTCTATGCTATGGACATGCTGTGAATTCTGGACAGTGCAAAAGTGTTGAGCAGTCGTGTACTACGGGTTGTCTTCCAAGTTCACCCTTCTATTTGACACGTGTCGTAACGATTCCTTCTGATTAGCTTAACATTTTGGACTATTAAGCGATCATGCATCGAGGCGAGGTTCCCACTAGCAAACCTCTGTATGCTACTACATCTGCTGCTGCATCCTGGTGTGTAAGAAGAGCTAGAGCTCTTAGGCCTCGTTCACAACAGGCATTAACATGCTTCCTGGGTGATCGGATCAGTGGACAGCTGAGACGCATAGCTGTTCACACCTGGCATTATGAATGCGTCTCCAGTGACCACTTGTGATCAGATTTCCGACATTGTTTCCTCTGGAGAAAGGCTGTCACGCACATTTATTAAGTCAGTCTTCTgctgcatttattttcactCAGAAATGTCCCTCAAATCCCATCACATGTAGCTGCACAGACTGTTTCAACCGTTTTAATCGCATGGATCTGCTAACGAAACCTATAAATGAATGAGAGATAAGAACAAACGAAACGATGCAAAAGCAGCTGCTTTTGTCTTTATCCGTTAGACTTGCAGCAGAGAGTTCTACCGTTCAGCGTGATTTCCAAACAGTCTCTTAATGATTAGACGTTTTCTGGCAAGAGCAATGACGCAGTTGATTAGGTGTTCCTTCGTTGCTGTCCGGGACGCATCGAGAcacatacacgttcacacaACAAATGTGATGTGACCATATGCATCCCGGACCACCTCCGAATGTGGTTTGAGTGGTCGGATCACAATGCATCCTTGAGATGAATTTGAACCCCATTTACACCTGTACTTAGCGCTGAAAACTTGTGATCCAATCACCCAGGATGAATCTTAATGccaggtgtgaacagggccATAACGATAATTAAATTGAAATCTCACAATATGCGTTATGAACAGCAAATTCTATATTCGAGACAATGAAACTACTCGTGGCCTTTCTGGACTTCTGTCTGGACTTGTGATATATTATCTATTGCTGTGTAACAATTcacctacttatactatgcactaaaagtatgtactctttttgtgaagaaaatgtAGGAATGTTGGAGatactaggatttactcctatgctttggatcattgacttctgcataatccagttgcacttgagtttcaatttatggactgaagaccggaatcctttaggattttctggtagagagaagaattcatgtttccctcaattactacaagttgtccaggccctgaagcagcaaagcatccccacaccatcacacctcctccaccatgcttgaccgtagctataatgatctttttgtggaattctgtgtttggtttacgccagatgtaacgggaccgctgtcttccaaacagtacCACTTTCAGCTcgtcaatccacagaacattctcccaaaaggtttgaagaTCATCAAGGTGCGGTTTGGCAAAATCCAGACgggccttaatgttcttctgggttagcagtggttttcacctcaccactcttccatggatgccattttttcccagtgtctttctgatagtgaagtcatgaacagtgacctttattgatgcaaaagaggcctttgatgttgtcatttcttcagtgtagCCCTGAGCATGTCTAGAGTGACTTTGAGTATTGTAGCTTAGTGCTGATTGGAGAAATGGATAAAGTTACAACTGACCCCGCTCTCCCCTTTTGCACAATCATATGGGACACAATTAGGGGCTAGTCCCTTGGTGCACACTGcactgtgcgtgtgtttgtgtgtgagttcGTAGGCGACGGTCTGGCTCCAGAAAATCCACTAATGACGTCTGAAACACAGGGTCAGATTTATTGTAGCAACGAGCCCTAGCAACCGTTAGAGTCCATGGCGACATGAGTGGCACGACATGAGCTCGTGTACAGGAATGCGACATTTCCTCATCATATCTGATGATATCTACCACTTGTTGGTGGTAACaggtgaaacaggtgaggttgTGCTGAAGACTGAACATGGGCTGCGGGAGCTCCGGAATAAAGGTGGTTGAACCCGCAGAACCGGGCAGCCTCGACACCACAGCTGAGGTAACAACCGTTTTTCATCTCCGTTCTCTCTTTACTAACATTACAATGTCCAGTAAGGAGATACTGATATCTGGATATAAAGTTAGCTGAGTGTGAAGTTCTGCTCTGAAGTGAGTTATTAACATGTGAACAGTCTGCCATGACTAGGGCCCAGATCCACTGTGTGATGCTCTGATGTTCTCCCAGGTTTAACAGCCTGAGTAATACTGGGCTGAGCTGAACATTCATTTAATCACACATGTGACTGTTATTGTTAGTAAGATACTTTCCTCGAAGAGAAGTGCAGGCTGATTGCTAGCCTTAATTAGTCAAGTAAAACCTTACGCTGCTTAGAACAAAGTTGGTCTGGATGATTAATATGTCTTTATTAATCAGTCATATCCGGGGTGTATTCCTTCTTGACTGCTCTTGTCATGATACGTTCCAGATCCAGCGTTACCCTGaaccaggataaagtgcctACAGAAGATGAATAAATCTTAGAACTTagaacattacacacacacacacacacacacacacacatagcctATATATACATTCTGATTtatgtctcatactaaatagttttagatcttcaaacgtaaaacatcaaacaaaggcgacttgagtaaacacacaatagtttttattttatttaattttttattgaagcaaaaaaatgttaaaagttatccaacacctatcactatatatatatatatatatatatatatatatatatatatatatatatatatatatatatataatgttggCATGTCCAaggtgtccgtagtgtatgaatgggtgtgtgagtgtgtatgtgattggcacCCTTTCCAAGGTGTTCcgcccaccttgtgcccgatgctccctgggataggctccaggttccccgtgaccctgaaaaggataagtggtatagaagatggatgtatatatatgtatatatatatatatatatatatatatatatatatatatatatatatatatatatatgtgtgtatatatctatatctatatctatctatctatatatatatatatatatatatatatatatatatatatatatatatattggtatccttgataaatatgagcaaagaaggctgttcTGGATTATTGTACTGGATTATTACCctgacaaaaaattaaaaattcagCACATTaccctgtactgagaaaagaacagaaacccTGTTTACCCAAACctgtattattacatttattacatttattcacttagcagacgcttttatccacagcgactaacaaatgagaaaagtacaagcaaagcgatatatctaGCAGAGAACAATAGATAGTAACAATTATAGTAGATCTATAGAACAATTATAGTAGATTATAGAACAATTATAGTAGATCTATACAACACATCAACAGCCGCATCATTTTTCCATTCTTTTCACAATACAGAGAAACATGTTTAAATTCACATATGATGCAGATGTGGTGGATTAGGCATAGGTTGTTGAGAAAATGCTGGAATATTCCTTTAACGGGGTTAATAAAAAGCACATGTTGAAAGTTTTATTCTAAACACAAGAATCATATTTTATGGGATGGTTGAACTGTATTTTAGGAGGCACAAACATTTCCCCACCTTTGCAGGATTACACGGTACCAGTTACTCCTGAAGTGAGTGTATGAATTAGTCAGTCACAAATAAAGTTCATGAGACGCTTTGTATGTAAAACCATAGATTGATCCAGTGTGCGGGAGTCCTCGTGGTGACTCAGCCGTCtctaaaaacacaacagacagTGGAGTTGGTCTGGATGCAGGAGAGACCAATATTCGATCCCGGACACTTCCTAGGATTCTCCCACCACTGCAAGGTATGAGGACAAATGTGGtcattagtaaaaaaaaataattgtttgcTCTTAAATCATTgagttatagaaaataaatatattttagctCCATTGGCAGCCTCCGGATTTCACGGAGGAAAGTTTTCATCTCTGAAATAGGTCGAAGTTTCAAGGGTTCCCTGGTTCAAACATACCTGAGTATTGGGAATAGGGAAAAATTCAGCGTCCCCAGAACACCCGGTTTAATGAGCTGACTTATATAAGTCATATAAGAGATAAGAGAACGCTTGCCCTTTTTCTCAGTACCAACTCAATAACTTTGTGGCACCATAGCTCAGAGTCCAAGGCTGACTCAGGAGAGCCAGAGACCGGAGTCTAGTGTGATTCTGGAGCAGTTGAGCAGTCAGGGCATCATCCCGGCACAAAGCAGAGTGGCAGGCAGCGGAGAAGCATACAACATCACGGTCAGTGTGTGATAGTGCAAACACAGCATCAAGATACTGTTTGTTGAAGATTGTAGTCGGATCTCTTCAACTACATAATCTACATACGTAATGTGTCTGGTGTCATGCAGCTGGCTGACGCAGAGAGGCCGACGAAGAGGCCACCACCTCGCCTAGAGTCGCTGAAGATCCGTAAAGAACAAGAGCTCACTAGAAAGGAAGACATCGATGAGAAGATGAGACAAGTAGAGGAAAGGAGAAAGGTAACAGAAACAAAATccataacacttttttttttttttttttcaaatacgAAAAATGAGTGTAAAGatgaaattataaatatatacacatataaaataaaatgaaatccaagtggggaaaaaaaaaagagttttaaaaataaatcaaataaacagaAGATAAAAGATCAGATGTAATCAGGAAGTACCTTTAAGGAAAtgctatattaaaatatatgttttcagaggcttttttaaaaatgttgtataGCGCTTGTGTAAAAGATTGTGCCAGCGCAggtattattttgtcttcttggTGACTCCCCTAAGCAGAACATTCAAGTAATTTTGCATGTCACAAATGCATAGATCATTTTTGCATCGCTCAATATTTCTGTAATCGATATACAATCGATTGAAGCCTGCAAAGTACTTCTATAAACAATATAGGATGAAATTAAGCCTGCAaaaatatgtttctgtaaagaaTAAACCAAAATGAACGGCACGGTGGTGTAATACAGCCCAATGCGAAGcatccaataacagcatgtcctacAGCAAgaattttattccacttataccacagcaatacGTCAGTActaaccatttttatttattaaagcatgaCATCATACATTTGATAAGTTTAtggttacgtttaatgttgcgGAATGATAAatggttagttcctgttatcacttactttTAGCAGCTATACATTATAATTTACCTTATAGCAGCTTTCCTTCAccagtctctttttttctctctctctctctcaaacaaaaaatgcagcttgtcaggttaccaagaaaccgcaaAGACTTTCCCACGTTGGAAAACTTAGACCGttgccaccagcttgctcaatagggataaattcacacacttaaaatctgtatcctatgtttatataaaactatttctgtaaagctgctttgagacaatgtccattgttaaaagcgctatacaaataaaattgacttGAACTTAAATGAACTGTTGCAaagcactgatactggagactccttccaaaaatgctaaataaacatcaccatatcaaagcacactttattttttttttaatccctttaTGTGGAGTGTACTCCAGTCAAGTTACTGTgtattgttactatagaaatactAACACAATTAGAACAaccgcattaatataaatctgtgattcgccttgcagccggaactactgtccaAGCCATGGTGAATTTTAACCTgatcaatcagatttgagaatcccaacagtgctgtggtataatgtaCTGTCTGCTAATGGAATAATCCGTcaatgtattaaatatatagcactttaatgaatatatgtactGCATATGTGCAGCTACGGGAGGAAGAGCTGTGAAACAAACTGAGGGTTAAATCTGCAAGGCCTCGTGGAGCACCTCTTGCTGGGGAGGACGGCGTCCCAGAGGTTGATTCTCCTCTGTCTTCCCACATCCCAGCCACAGCcaaagatcctgacatgggcagCAGTGGAGCAGAAGCAGCCGAGCTACTCTCCGGTGCGGGCGAATGACTCAACCTTTCAACAGAATGAAGTCTTTTAACCTGGGGCTGCTCTACCCTCTGTCTGGACCACTACTATAATGCTGGTTCAGCACAGCTTATTCCTATCCAGATTTTATTTAGAATGATAGAGGCACATAAAGTAAGTATACGTATAAATTGGGATTTTAGCAAGCATACAGGTTTGCACTTGCACTTTATAATACTCTAGTTAGTGTTTGTTAACACTGGGCAAGGGTCACCTCAACACATTGAACAATCAGACATACATATCAGTTTTGTCAGTTGCCATTAATTTGCCACTCTAGTGAAGATCaatttaaaggaatactccagcatttttctctctctttctcaccacATGTAGCGTATGTGAGATTACCAGAGATGATACATGATTCcctgtttattcattttttattcgGAGCTCACTTATGAGGatgtctaagggcagttgttggaGCAGTCACAAAATTGATATAAAACACTTATGTGTGGCCATCTGGGAAATGTTGTCACTGAGGCTGAATTCTGGAAGTCAACCAATAATGAGAGAAATTGTCTGTCTCATCCAAAGACCTTTACTGTTAAGAGTGTAATGATTGAAATTTTTTTAACTTACAAATGCAAAACTTCAGTTTTTCGATGTCACTGGAAAAAGGGGTCTTTTAGCCTTGACATAACGAAAAAATGCCATGCCAAATATTTAAACACTACCTGAGCTAAGTTAACATTCATTGTTTTGgcatttcaacacatttatatattttgagtattctgttaaatggtaaaacgtacgtgttgccatatggcaacaacatgcgataatggaacGGTGGTGCatgtgcattcatgaattgaaacaggcctacataaataaaataataataataaacactagaCATCTCTgatagtatatttacattattttcaaattcaaagtaagaaaaactgcaccttattttctaaattttatgtttcataagaattaagaattcaagagaaagaattaaaacgTCATCCAAAACATGTGAATGGATTTACTCCCTCAAAGCTTCatccaaaacatgtttggatctgtttttttgtatgtattttgaggGAGTAAATccattcacatacttttttacAACTGaaattcctttctagaagaaTACTGTGTAACTTTCACATGCTTACTaggtggacaaaaaaaaaaaaaaaacctgagcaatttatagtctggaaaatgcagtaattggaattgtaatctcaaaacaaaatgtatattttggactatatgatactttccaccattgcacattgttgccatacggcaacaatttaccaactaccCCGCTGAATAATTCTTTCAAaaattgt
Coding sequences within it:
- the stmnd1 gene encoding stathmin domain-containing protein 1 isoform X1; translated protein: MGCGSSGIKVVEPAEPGSLDTTAEIDPVCGSPRGDSAVSKNTTDSGVGLDAGETNIRSRTLPRILPPLQAQSPRLTQESQRPESSVILEQLSSQGIIPAQSRVAGSGEAYNITLADAERPTKRPPPRLESLKIRKEQELTRKEDIDEKMRQVEERRKLVRLPRNRKDFPTLENLDRCHQLAQ
- the stmnd1 gene encoding stathmin domain-containing protein 1 isoform X2 — its product is MGCGSSGIKVVEPAEPGSLDTTAEIDPVCGSPRGDSAVSKNTTDSGVGLDAGETNIRSRTLPRILPPLQAQSPRLTQESQRPESSVILEQLSSQGIIPAQSRVAGSGEAYNITLADAERPTKRPPPRLESLKIRKEQELTRKEDIDEKMRQVEERRKLREEEL
- the stmnd1 gene encoding stathmin domain-containing protein 1 isoform X3, with protein sequence MLLIDPVCGSPRGDSAVSKNTTDSGVGLDAGETNIRSRTLPRILPPLQAQSPRLTQESQRPESSVILEQLSSQGIIPAQSRVAGSGEAYNITLADAERPTKRPPPRLESLKIRKEQELTRKEDIDEKMRQVEERRKLVRLPRNRKDFPTLENLDRCHQLAQ